In one Populus nigra chromosome 12, ddPopNigr1.1, whole genome shotgun sequence genomic region, the following are encoded:
- the LOC133669179 gene encoding lipoyl synthase 1, chloroplastic yields MIEQSLSKPSFSFSIPIPQPPKSKSSFLCSYSKIRYESVDYPSSSKIDAKNPQISSINSNGSSPSAFVDSKNKEKGPYPYPGGGKMGPYTGRDPNVKKPEWLRQKAPQGERYDEVKESLSRLKLNTVCQEAQCPNIGECWNGGGDGIATATIMVLGDTCTRGCRFCAVKTSRNPPPPDPMEPLNTALAIASWGVDYIVITSVDRDDLPDGGSGHFAQTVRAMKELKPEIMVECLTSDFRGDLKAVDTLVHSGLDVFAHNVETVKSLQRIVRDPRAGYEQSLSVLKHAKISKKGMITKTSIMLGLGESDNEVKEAMADLRAIGVDILTFGQYLQPTPLHLTVKEYVTPEKFAFWKEYGESIGFRYVASGPLVRSSYRAGELFVKTMVKESVKEAAAIS; encoded by the exons ATGATAGAGCAATCCCTTTCAAAACCTTCATTCTCTTTTTCAATTCCTATTCCTCAACCCCCTAAATCCAAATCCTCCTTTTTATGCTCCTATTCAAAAATTCGATATGAATCGGTTGATTATCCCTCTTCATCAAAAATTGATGCAAAAAACCCACAAATTTCTTCCATTAACAGCAATGGTTCTTCACCATCAGCATTTGTGGATTCGAAGAACAAGGAGAAGGGTCCATACCCATATCCAGGAGGTGGGAAGATGGGGCCATATACCGGGAGGGATCCCAATGTGAAGAAGCCAGAGTGGTTGAGGCAGAAAGCTCCTCAAGGTGAACGGTATGACGAGGTAAAAGAATCTCTGTCTCGCTTGAAGCTCAACACTGTTTGCCAAGAAGCTCAATGCCCCAACATCGGAGAGTGTTGgaatggtggtggtgatggtatTGCAACAGCGACTATTATGGTTTTAGGTGATACTTGCACCCGAGGCTGTAGATTTTGTGCTGTTAAAACCAGCAGAAACCCTCCTCCTCCTGATCCCATGGAGCCCCTTAACACTGCTTTGGCCATTGCAAGTTGGGG TGTGGATTACATTGTTATTACAAGTGTGGATCGTGATGATCTGCCAGATGGAGGAAGTGGGCATTTTGCTCAAACTGTTAGAGCTATGAAG GAACTAAAGCCAGAGATCATGGTTGAATGCTTAACTTCTGATTTTCGTGGTGACCTAAAGGCTGTGGATACTCTGGTACATTCAGGATTGGATGTGTTTGCCCACAACGTTGAGACTGTTAAAAGCCTCCAACGAATTGTTAGAGATCCTCGGGCTGG GTATGAACAGAGTTTATCAGTTTTGAAACATGCAAAAATCAGTAAGAAGGGAATGATAACAAAAACCTCTATAATGTTGGGTCTGGGAGAATCTGATAATGAGGTGAAGGAAGCCATGGCTGATTTAAGGGCTATAGGTGTTGATATTCTGACATTTGGACAATACTTACAG CCCACTCCGTTACATTTAACTGTCAAGGAGTATGTTACACCTGAGAAGTTTGCTTTTTGGAAAGAATATGGAGAGTCTATTGGATTCCGTTATGTGGCCAGTGGACCTCTG GTTCGATCCTCGTACAGAGCAGGGGAACTCTTTGTTAAGACAATGGTGAAAGAAAGTGTTAAAGAAGCTGCTGCCATATCCTAA
- the LOC133669066 gene encoding uncharacterized protein LOC133669066 — MFFTLFGWRKASKCKRLMKQVQYRINLLKTKRHSIVKQLREDVAQLIKAGYENIAFNRAELLFKDENIVAIYELLDGFCEFIVANLSYIRWNKDCPNDVNEAVSTLIFASARCGDIPELRAVRKIFGQHYGQRFEKTALELLPGNLVNFQVKERLSILSVPDDVKQRLVDKIAKDYCLRPEILALEYASELQQQEEEHRDVQNDGSKIEESKREVLDGNDLEGKAIYIDSRSTSRSSTTSTHSGQNSHTSSGSINSSIAQQSSPDTLESPMCNKAEKEDNFAELHSPSKFKVVALSTEESQVASSDYSTTSKHKEERKMAGTSSESLPQLPEEMIVYLDDVEEVQSITKEGSCQDKRIFKFKSSRFLPKKEKVEDSCDVKHMDQYESGSEKSSSRSSRRNTNVKRSRRRSISQEHSSAEDIQCMLYYNKPSKRYTTDPKHKSQLPSKHQKNTAIGKSEETCDAEKRQKQPHYSNHCCLNHPCYFCTNDGRVAHEVPLWNEKRLLTVVHHCHCPTIGESDAEMERYAFPHQPRRKSCEFGASACDFFTSQDWQPDQQRKRNSTCSNVSSAYPCPKPTSSLTGKEPKAPYLRAMTMPQERSKYSNRENVERCSSFPIESPIHVHPKLPDCDDIAAKFTALKREHAKNTHT; from the exons atgttttttacaTTGTTTGGGTGGAGAAAAGCTTCCAAGTG CAAGAGGCTGATGAAGCAAGTTCAATACCGGATTAACCTATTGAAGACGAAGAGGCATTCAATTGTTAAGCAGTTAAGGGAAGATGTTGCTCAGCTCATTAAGGCCGGCTATGAAAATATTGCATTTAATAGG GCTGAGCttcttttcaaagatgaaaatattGTAGCGATTTATGAATTATTGGATGGTTTCTGCGAATTTATCGTTGCCAACCTGTCATATATCCGCTGGAACAA GGATTGTCCTAATGATGTCAATGAAGCAGTTTCAACTCTTATATTTGCCTCTGCAAGATGTGGGGATATACCAGAGCTTCGTGCTGTTCGGAAGATCTTTGGACAGCATTATGGCCAAAGATTTGAAAAGACAGCTCTTGAACTATTGCCTGGGAACCTTGTTAATTTTCAG GTAAAAGAGAGACTTTCTATTCTGTCAGTTCCTGATGATGTGAAGCAAAGATTGGTGGATAAGATTGCTAAAGATTACTGCCTCCGACCAGAGATTTTGGCTCTTGAATACGCTTCCGAGCTGCAGCAGCAG GAAGAGGAACATAGAGATGTTCAAAATGATGGCAGTAAAATAGAAGAATCTAAGAGGGAAGTTTTAGATGGCAACGATCTAGAAGGGAAGGCTATATACATTGATTCAAGGTCAACAAGCCGAAGTTCAACAACATCAACTCACTCTGGTCAGAACAGTCATACAAGCAGTGGTTCCATTAATTCTTCTATAGCTCAGCAATCTTCACCTGATACACTGGAATCTCCGATGTGCAACAAGGCAGAGAAAGAGGACAATTTTGCAGAACTGCATTCACCATCAAAATTTAAAGTGGTTGCTTTAAGCACTGAAGAAAGTCAGGTGGCTAGTAGTGATTACTCTACCACCTCAAAACACAAGGAAGAGAGAAAGATGGCAGGAACTTCTTCAGAGAGTCTGCCTCAGTTGCCAGAGGAGATGATAGTCTATCTTGATGATGTAGAGGAGGTTCAATCCATCACAAAAGAAGGTAGCTGCCAGGACAAGagaattttcaagttcaaatcatCTCGGTTCCtgcctaaaaaagaaaaagttgaaGACAGTTGCGATGTAAAACATATGGATCAGTATGAATCAGGGAGTGAGAAGTCAAGTTCAAGGAGCTCTAGAAGGAATACAAATGTTAAAAGATCAAGAAGGAGATCGATATCTCAAGAACATTCAAGTGCTGAGGATATCCAATGCATGCTTTATTACAACAAACCAAGCAAAAGATACACAACTGATCCCAAGCACAAATCACAGCTTCCCAGTAAGCATCAAAAGAATACTGCAATAGGAAAGAGTGAAGAAACATGTGATGCAGAGAAGAGGCAAAAACAACCTCACTACTCCAACCACTGCTGCTTAAACCATCCCTGTTACTTCTGCACCAATGATGGCAGAGTTGCTCATGAGGTTCCACTTTGGAACGAAAAGAGACTCCTCACTGTTGTTCATCATTGCCACTGTCCCACAATTGGAGAATCAGATGCAGAAATGGAACGGTATGCCTTCCCTCATCAGCCGCGGAGAAAAAGCTGTGAATTTGGTGCTTCCGCGTGTGATTTTTTTACCAGCCAAGATTGGCAGCCTGATCAGCAAAGGAAACGAAATTCTACATGCAGCAACGTTTCTTCTGCATATCCATGCCCCAAACCAACTAGTTCATTGACAGGAAAAGAACCAAAGGCTCCTTATCTAAGAGCCATGACAATGCCCCAAGAAAGGTCCAAGTACAGTAACAGAGAAAATGTTGAAAGGTGCAGTTCATTTCCCATTGAATCTCCCATTCATGTCCACCCTAAGTTGCCAGATTGTGATGATATAGCAGCTAAGTTCACAGCTCTCAAGAGAGAACATGCAaagaacacacacacatag
- the LOC133669280 gene encoding protein EPIDERMAL PATTERNING FACTOR 1: protein MRKTKAMKIFVAALVIIALFLLPMAVSARHIGRSRTHHGHHHSTQPRIKDGTVAKPNFLYRERWPQKRRGADTVQIAGSSLPDCSHACGSCSPCRLVMVSFICAALEEAETCPMAYKCMCNNKSYPVP, encoded by the exons ATGAGAAAAACCAAAGCCATGAAGATTTTTGTTGCAGCATTAGTCATCAttgctctctttcttcttccaatGGCCGTATCAGCGAGGCATATAGGCAGGTCACGAACAC ACCATGGGCACCACCATTCGACACAGCCTCGAATTAAAGACGGGACAGTCGCAAAACCCAATTTTTTATACAGGGAAAGgtggccacaaaagagaagggGTGCTGATACTGTCCAAATTGCAGGATCAAGTTTGCCAGATTGTTCTCATGCATGTGGGTCATGCTCACCGTGTAGACTAGTAATGGTCAGTTTTATTTGTGCTGCACTTGAAGAGGCTGAGACTTGTCCCATGGCTTATAAGTGCATGTGTAATAACAAGTCTTACCCTGTCCCATGA